From Spodoptera frugiperda isolate SF20-4 chromosome 27, AGI-APGP_CSIRO_Sfru_2.0, whole genome shotgun sequence:
AGGCATGAACTGCGGCAACCCGCTGTACTCGGACGCCGTggtggcgggcggcgcgggcacGGGCCCGGCGCACGCGCTGGGCGCCGCGTGGCGCTGGGCGCTGCAGGCGCGCTGGCCGCtgggcgccggcgccgcgctgctgctgctgctggcgGCGCTGGCGGCGCTGCCGCTGCTGctgcggcggcgcgcgcggccgGCGGCGCCGCTGGCGTGCGGGGGCGACAAGCTGGCGCCGCGCTCCAAGCTGTCCAACCTGGAGGCGGTGCGGCGCGAGCGGCCCGCGTCGTGCGCGGAGCCGCCCCCGCTCAACAACGTGGACACGCTGCGCAGCTACGGCTCGGCCGGCGACGAGCTGGAGGGCATCCCGCCCGACTACCGCCGCAACCTCAACATCGACGTCGGCGACCGCAAGCCCTGGTCCGAACAGATGCACCTCCACACCTTCGTCGACAACAAGATATATAACGGTAATCCGCACACTCGCACTATGTCAACCTCAACACTGGTAACGACCAAAACATGGTTACAGTGGTTACAATGAAACTGGCTCCcacactttattttaaacttcaaGTTTATACACTGCCTCCATCCAtctgcataataataatatattagtgAGGTTTGTAGGCCCTGAAATCAAAGTCAGAGCATTTCTTTCCTTTAatccataaataggtacttttgaaatgtctgTCACTGGCACTAGGGTTTACCGTACGAACAGAACTTAGAAGGTCGGCTTCGGAGGGATATAATATCACAACTACAAACACTACTATTACTGCATTCACTTTATTGTTTCACATTTTCCCGCTAAGAGTTTTGTTTGTACTCGACAGACGTCAAATTGCCGCCGAACCTAACTAATTTGAGGTAACGGAatcatagcgcgatctatctcGATTTTaccgccatctatcgagcgccctgtcaactttaaataataatattatttttattataaattttgatcGCGCTATGATTCCGTTACTGCTCCGAACACCGAATCCGATCAATCAGTTATTTAGACTTTactaattttcagatctcaaagGATGCAAGAGCAGGATACGCGCGCGATCCCCGGgctgcgtgcggcgcgtcgtggGCGccggcgggggcgggggcgggggcgggggcgcggtaGGCGCCGCGCCCGAGCCGCACCTGCTGGGCGGCTACCACTGGGACTGCTCGGACTGgtgcggcggcgggggcgcgctGCCCGGCATCAGCGAGGTGGCGGGCTCCGAGCGCCCCGACTCGTCGTCGGCCGCGTCCCCCGCCTCGCCCGCCGCGTcccccgcgccccgccgccgcgcgcgccgcccgcgccccgaCACCGACTCGGCGCCCGACGACATGGACGCGCCGCGCCTCACCGACGGTACTGCCCATTTACTTCATCTTGCATAGCGTATTGGAAGTTCGATTCTTGCAGGCCTATTATATGCATGTATCTCTAAATAATTCGCTCGGCGAAGTGGACACTGGTCGTcctgtttaaataaaacgaagttCTGTTCTTGCAGCTTCTTCCTATCTACTACACACCGACGATtactgcgcgcgcgccgccagtGACTCCGAACagctgcgcgcgcgcacgcTGCGCGAGCCCGATGCGGCTAGCCTTATCACTATGCTAGGTATGTAGTGTATAGACGAGCGCCCCCGCCTCCGCGCCCTCCCCCCCTCCTCGCCCCGCTCACGCTGGCTGTGTTACAGAGGAGCGGAACTCCCTGCTGGGCGGCGACGACGACGGCTCGGGCAGCGAGCTGTCGGCGAACCTGTGCGAGATCGAAGAGTCCGACGCGGAGACGGAGCCCGCGCTGGGCGCGCCGCGACACACGGACGTGTGACGGCGGCGCGCGGCCCACGAGCCGCCTCCTGCGGGGCCCCGGGACCTGGCCCTGGGCCCCGCGCGGTCCTGGGCCCCGGCGCTGGGCCCCGCGCGCGGGCTCTAGCCCGCCTCCGCGACGCTCGCCTGCGATATGAACGCTTCTGTCGACTGTAGCTGTGTGAATGCCGACTTACgactattgtaaaatattaaagttgatACTTGTAAGTGACACTTTTGCCGAAGTATGGATGCTCGAGAATAGATTCGATGCGACTCGTGTTGAATGACATCACTCATGGGTAAAAGTTGGTTGTGATTTTTAACCTACTCGTGTGAAACTGTTTTACAACCAATCTCGTTGGATTTTGCGATTGCTACACAGGACACTTTAGTTTCATGTTcagattttttgtattttgcatttattaatGTAATCATTCAGTAATCATTCCAGAAATAATAACTTATCCATAATAAGTCGTCCGTTGAACCGATATATGAAAGAATGTCTGTGAATATGATGAATGtaaattgtatatatttatagtcTGATTCGTGTGTTGTTTTTTTCCTCAAGAGGTGTGGACAAAGGAGGTATAAGACTTGTATATAGTATTAGCACAGGTATTAGCATATAAATACGAACTAGATAGgtgatattgtaaatattatgtttataatagtAAGAAGTATACATATTTCTCTTCCTTTTCCGCGATGTTTGAGCCGAGATACTACGCCGCGCGCTGCCGGCGACTCTCCAATACTCGACAGTTCCACAGACCGCGACTGACGCGATCAGTGCGGCCCGACTATGTACTGTACTGTAGCGAACCTGCTACTGTTTGGTTACTACCGGATCTACCACCGGCTCTtcattttatacaaattgtatCGGCGCGTTAGATAGGGACACATATTGGTACGTGAGGACGTGCGAGTGTGGACGGCGAGGCTGTGGCGACACGTGGCGCCCGGTCGCGGGAATATATTAATGAAATGGTGCTCCAATCGTAGTTTCATATCATACTTTAAAACTGTGCATTTAAAATGAGTAGCTGATGCGTTCTCCTCCTAGACTAGTGTTAAGTAAGGgatctatttttatatgtacaaAGAGAGACGCGGCGCTACTGTCTGTGACGGGCGCCGTGCCCGGCGGCGGGCGCCCGCGGCTGCAGCTGGCGCCCGCTGGCGCCCGCTCGCTGCTGGCCATctgtatcttttttttataaagaaatgtttataaaataaaaataaattattcaatcgTTGTGTAAATTTTGACACGACCAATAAAGACTAACTGAAACAACTAACTCaatcgttttattttgtactgaCTCCTGCCACCCCCGGCTCCGGATACTGTCCTAACCCTTCCATGGTTAACCTAAATATTTCTATGGTTTTGTCACCATCAAAGAGTTCATTACAATACTAATGCGGCTGTCAacgaacatattttttgtaaatgtgCTTATTGTTCcaataaatatgaaatcataGATTGTCATCTATACTgacctatacttattatactctttgataCGGACTTTGACAATGACAGCAAACATTATCTccgttttttatattttaagaaagaattaaataatttaagttgaTTCAGGGCAAGGGAAGCATGAACATTATATTGTTGATTCTCTTTTATGTTTTAGGTAAGAAACCATTTCTTTAGTTATGTTTTgctggaaaataattattatattttacaaataaagctcttttatgttttagatgaatcacatatttgtttaattgcTTAAAGAACcaatctaaatattataaatattttgtactttaaaaagtaatattgtaaaatataataataaacttgttatttttaaattttgtagtcaggttcttaattttattttcatatttttagtttgaattaATTAGACTTGTTATCACTTTTTAGTgcatacatacaaaattatcaaTATCAATGATCTCGTAATCTGTCTCGTGTGTTTCGTTCACAGAGATAATAAAGAAGTACTTATAtttcttagttattttttaaattatagatttaatttccatatatttatttaaaacactctaaaattatatttttaaacattacttataaaaataaaaaacaaaataacatttaaaaatataaaaataggagccgaccagtagcgggagcatggtccaaactaccggtggttagggctccaaagacagaaacctcctcacaatacgtgccgtttcgaggagtactgccttctgcatcaggcccttgatccatccgcccaaccccagccttctaaggtggttgtcgaggctgttgggtattaaaccgttggccgacacgactatcggcacaacgatagccgaatccacattccacgtgtcgacaacctcgtgagccaagtcaagatattttatttgtttatctttttcagctttcacgaggttctcgtcatgagggatggtgatatcgattatcatcgtgcggcgcgcttgtcggtctatcaccactatatcaggtttgttggctacaatagtcctgtcagtgatgatagatcgatcccagtacaacgtgatatggccgttttcgagaactgggtcgggcgcatacttgtagtatggaacctcaaactcaacaagttggtagtgcaaagcaagttgctggtggataatcttggccacctgattatgtctatgcaaatattcaccattagccaaacgaccacaaccagaaattatatgtcttatggattcaccaggactatgacatgcccgacatatgtcaacggtcccatccttaataatatatatgaCGGAGTCGGAGTGTCGTCGCGGTAATAATCGGTAGTAATGAGAACTACAATGTTTGtccatgtttattacaatattgtattcgcaATGATAACAGTCAATAACGTAAAGTAAGCTTTTACAAAAGTTGTTAATACTACACTAGTTTACAATTAGGATTGTCCTAAGAGATGAGCGTGATCGCGCAACCGCGTCCAATGAAGGAATGTGTGTCTGACCCTTCCTCGTATCGGCTGGGTCCTATAGCGTCCCTAAAAAAACCACACTCTTTGCAGGGTCGCAGCCCTTAACTGTTTTTTGTCTTACGTACTTAACATGTGTCGATCACACTATCTTTACAATTTGGtgagaacttaaaactaaaccaattgaTTTTGAAGTGATTCATGGAAAAGGGGCTGGCAGCGGTCGTCTTAAGTGTGTTCACGAACTGTTCTCCGACACGGCCATCCTGACGTTATCACGCGTCCTCGCGTGGTGTTCAATCTGCAAGTGGAAACATTCACCACAGTAGATATTTGTCTCGGTCATACCTGACTGAAACAGCAAGATTTTGAATTCAAActtgacattattattttgttaagcaGAAACTGCTCtaatttggattttattttattctcaacaATTTTACTGTAAGATATAACAAAAGATAATGAGACCTGGTTTGAGAACCTCAATTGTGTCGCACCACATGACCAGTGGGCCGACCGTATGTTGATATCACTTAACCAGCTGTAACTACATTGTCaaatgcgcatcgcgcactcttcggctaaaccggagctacgactacataCTGACACATGCATTACAGCCAGTCACTACTTAatcatcgagtaactacattgttggatgcgcatcgcgcactcttcggctaaaccggagctacgactacataCTGACACATGCATTACAGCCAGTCACTACTTAatcatcgagtaactacattgttggatgcgcatcgcgcactcttcggctaaaccggagctacgactacataCTGACACATGCATTACAGCCAGTCACTACTTAatcatcgagtaactacattgttggatgcgcatcgcgcactcttcggctaaaccggagctacgactacaaaccaacacatgcatcaccgatttttcacttaaccatcgagtaactacattgttggatgcgcatcgcgcactcttcggctaaaccggagctacgactacataCTGACACATGCATTACAGCCAGTCACTACTTAatcatcgagtaactacattgttggatgcgcatcgcgcactcttcggctaaaccggagctacgactacataCTGACACATGCATTACAGCCAGTCACTACTTAatcatcgagtaactacattgttggatgcgcatcgcgcactcttcggctaaaccggagctacgactacataCTGACACATGCATTACAGCCAGTCACTACTTAatcatcgagtaactacattgttggatgcgcatcgcgcactcttcggctaaaccggagctacgactacataCTGACACATGCATTACAGCCAGTCACTACTTAatcatcgagtaactacattgttggatgcgcatcgcgcactcttcggctaaaccggagctacgactacataCTGACACATGCATTACAGCCAGTCACAACTTAActatcgagtaactacattgttagatgcgcatcgcgcactcttcggctaaaccggagctttttttttttttttttgggggggaaaatcatccaatgacttttctcgccttgggcgaggcgagagggagtgtcagactcttactgactaaaaaccaccccgttccttctcctgcttttcgagccggagccccggtaaacccgctaggtagtccgcagctccggatcaggcatcagccctgctgggccccatctgtggtggtctgatggctctttgaggcgcgcgcggaacgcgacgcgccgcacgcacgggtctggttctgttcgggcggtgagctacccttgctcgccgtccgcaggcccgcacttacggtggccggagatcgtctcgggatcccctacgcccggagtgtctttcgcgacggctggggcgtgaggaggtttgttctctcacgcgccccgcctcctccttagctagcatgactgcttcgcagaaggaggagacggcatcccagtccctctcgctccgcaccatggcctgaaccagtgccgggcgcgagaggtcgccgtcgccgaccacatccctgaggacttggcggtgctcagcccacgcagggcacaccgccaccgtatgttctaccgtgtcctccgggcggtcctcacagtgatgacacccgggcgtttcctcccgcccaataaggaacaggaacctaccaaaactcccatgtccggtaagcacctgcgttaggcggtaggtgaggacgccgtggcgcctctcaagccactcctcaaagaggggacttaccgctgcgattacagcgagcccagccctcggttgcgacagtcgttgctgccattccgccatgagatcgcgccggagctcgtcccgccacgcactgatctggcgcggcagtggagtttcgccccggcgacacgcgtcggcgcgcagactgaagacgcgcgcgagcaccttcgcctccaaatcccacggcggtaatccggcaaggaggttcgccgcctccccggagatcgtgcgatatccacgaatcacccggatggccatgaccctctgagacgtgagcagcgcccgagctggccgccgcatcaggttcagTGCCCACACAAGGGCGCAGTGGAGGGCCATGGACCACACGAATATCCTTCGACAGGAGGTATTTGGACCCCCGAAGTTGGGCAGGAGCTGCTTAAGCGCAgtccccgtccgttccaacttaggagccaaacgtcggaagtgttccacgaagttccatcgactgtcgaggacgagtcctagatacttcatcgtcgtctcgatgccgatggaaactcctcctgccgttatttgggacccacccggaggtggcgctttcccgcggccatgaaagcacatggcctcggacttgtggagcgccacctcgagtcccaattgccggatcctgtcaacaactgtcgcaaccgctctcgccattaagttggccgccgcctggtgcgacctcccgtgcgctaacactagcgtatcgtcggcgtaaaccggagctacgactacataCTGACACATGCATTACAGCCAGTCACTACTTAATCAttgagtaactacattgttggatgcgcatcgcgcactcttcggctaaaccggagctacgactacataCTGACACATGCATTACAGCCAGTCACTACTTAatggccccatctgtggtggtctgatggctctttgaggcgcgcgcggaacgtaacgcgccgcacgcacgggtctggttctggtcgggcggcgaactacccttgctcgccgtccgcaggcccgcacttacggtggccggagatcgtcgcgcgatccccgacgcccggagtgtctctcgcgacggctggggcgtgaggaggttcgttctctcacgcgccccgcctcctccttagctagcatgactgcttcgcagaaggaggagacggcatcccagtccccctcgctccgcaccatggcttgtaccaatgccggacgcgagaggtcgccgtcgccgaccacatccctgaggacacggcggtgctcagcccatgcagggcacagcgccaccgtatgttccactgtgtcctccggacggtcctcgcagtgatgacacccgggcgtttcctcccgcccaatcagaaacaggaacctaccgaaacttccatgtccggtaagcacctgcgtcaggcggtaggtgaggacgccgtggcgtctctcaagccactcctcaaagaggggacttatcgctgcaatgacagcgagcccagccctcggttgcgacagtcgttgctgccattccgccatgagatcgcgccggagctcgtcccgccacgcactgatctggcgcggcagtggagtttcgccccggatATCAGCACCCTGAGCCTAAACTCTGACAAACTGCACTTGATTTAAGAAAAGTATGAGAGCATTTATAGTCAATTACTGCTGATATAAAATTAGGTGATTGAGGTAAATGAATGCATTTTTCATCTTCAAAGCAATCTCGTATTGCAACTCAGCGATATAGTAAATGAGAGATGTAACAGATCGTTCGCGTATTTGTACGACCGGTTGATATTTCTTGCTTCAGCCTATTCGTTAAAATCTATTGCAACAAGGGTAGAGACGATATAGCGTTTACTGACAATGATTTGTTAAAAGACAGCTTGTCAAACGAAATTAAGATGTTGATAACCTGAGCATGAGATATAATGTCGTAACCCATCAGAATACCACGTCGTAAGTATTTGTCAAGAAGAAcatgaaatagaattttaaaagcAATATCGTCAATTTCAACCAAAGCTGATATTTGTACAGTAGGTACTATAAACTTTTGTCACCAATGCTTTGCATTTTGACTGTATTATTTACTCTTGGGGCATGAATCACCAAAGAAAAGAACGCACCAAAGTGTTGTAGAACTCCAGCGAGAACTGCGACGGTACCGACGTCCACACGTCGTCGCCCACCACCTCTGCCAGCAGGCGCTCATCAGGTTTGCTGTCGTCTGAGGCCCGCATCGACAGCTCgtacacagccggggccgcagcagctcgcacacagccggggccgcagcagctcgcacacagccggggccgcagcagctcgcacacagccggggccgcagcagctcgtacacagccggggccgcagcagctcgcacacagccggggccgcagcagctcgcacacagccggggccgcagcagctcgcacacagccggggccgcagcagctcgcacacagccggtgccgcagcagctcgcacacagccggggccgcagcagctcgcacacagccggggccgcagcagctcgtacgcagccggggccgcagcagctcgcacgcagccggggccgcagcagctcgtacgcagccggggccgcagcagctcgtacgcagccggggccgcagcagctcgcacgcagccggggccgcagcagctcgcacacagccggggccacCGGGGTACCACTCGCTCGGGCTCCTCCGCTCAAGCGCCGTACGCATCTAGTTGTAGAGTCCGGCGCCAGACGAGCTCGTGAAAGAATTACAAAAGCCATGTCACTAATTTTACTCTAGTATTTACGCTTTTGCAATGAACTCTTGAGGATAAAGTCGGCTCCAGAGCTATAACAGAATGAAAGGAACTGACCAATATGCTGTAGAACTCCGGCAAGGACTGTGGCGGTACTGACGTCCACACGTCTTTCACCAGCAAGCCAGGCTTGCTGTCATCCGAGGCCCGCATCGGCTCTTACAGCGTCCCACGCCGCGCACACCCGCAACACGGGCTCCACAGCTCGCA
This genomic window contains:
- the LOC126912583 gene encoding keratin-associated protein 9-3-like — protein: MRTALERRSPSEWYPGGPGCVRAAAAPAACELLRPRLRTSCCGPGCVRAAAAPAACELLRPRLRTSCCGPGCVRAAAAPAVCELLRHRLCASCCGPGCVRAAAAPAVCELLRPRLCASCCGPGCVRAAAAPAVCELLRPRLCASCCGPGCVRAAAAPAVYELSMRASDDSKPDERLLAEVVGDDVWTSVPSQFSLEFYNTLIEHHARTRDNVRMAVSENSS